A DNA window from Paenibacillus andongensis contains the following coding sequences:
- the urtC gene encoding urea ABC transporter permease subunit UrtC produces the protein MLLAGQSKLKLIVYAVFLIAIALAPLFLSDFRLSLLGKFLAYAIIAMGIDLIWGYTGILSLGHGVYFGLGAYCMAMHLKLAASPDQLPDFMSWSGVERLPWFWVPFQHAGAAFLLALIVPMIVAFILGYFTFRNRIKGAFFSILSQALVIITVTLFVGQQGYTGGTNGLTNFTTFIGLNLQSQSTKLLFFYLTLAVVVVILILCSLLVTSRMGNILTAIRDGENRVRFIGYNPVTFKVFIYCVSAGLAGLAGVLFVLQEGIISPAQMGIVPSIEMVLWVAIGGRSTIGGAVLGALITNAAKTTFSEAYPAWWPIMLGAMFIIVVLLLPKGIVGTITHYTSNWKKNVLPKPISSSQEAS, from the coding sequence ATGCTCTTAGCGGGACAATCCAAGCTTAAATTGATCGTTTATGCCGTATTTTTGATCGCTATCGCTCTGGCACCTCTGTTCCTGTCAGACTTCCGACTATCCCTTCTTGGCAAGTTTCTCGCTTATGCCATCATCGCCATGGGAATTGATCTCATTTGGGGCTATACGGGTATTCTTAGCCTCGGCCATGGCGTCTACTTTGGACTTGGCGCTTATTGTATGGCCATGCATCTTAAGCTCGCCGCGTCGCCAGACCAGCTGCCGGATTTCATGTCATGGAGCGGCGTTGAGAGATTACCCTGGTTCTGGGTTCCTTTCCAACATGCAGGGGCAGCATTCCTTCTAGCCCTCATTGTTCCAATGATCGTCGCCTTCATCTTAGGATATTTTACATTCCGCAATCGAATCAAAGGTGCTTTCTTCTCTATATTGTCTCAAGCGTTAGTCATTATTACCGTCACGTTATTCGTTGGTCAACAAGGCTATACAGGCGGAACTAACGGTCTAACCAATTTCACCACGTTTATTGGCTTAAACCTGCAATCACAATCTACGAAATTATTATTCTTCTATCTCACTTTAGCTGTTGTTGTTGTCATTCTTATCCTGTGCAGTCTGCTCGTCACCAGTCGGATGGGCAATATTCTCACGGCCATTCGTGACGGGGAAAATCGGGTTCGCTTTATTGGCTACAATCCAGTCACTTTTAAAGTATTCATTTACTGCGTTTCAGCAGGATTAGCTGGACTTGCAGGTGTGCTTTTCGTCCTTCAGGAAGGCATTATCTCACCTGCACAAATGGGCATTGTCCCTTCGATCGAGATGGTTCTTTGGGTAGCTATCGGAGGGCGATCAACGATCGGAGGCGCCGTTCTTGGAGCGTTAATTACCAACGCAGCCAAAACAACGTTTAGCGAGGCTTACCCTGCTTGGTGGCCGATTATGCTCGGGGCCATGTTCATTATTGTTGTACTGCTGCTGCCCAAAGGTATCGTCGGTACGATTACACATTACACCTCCAATTGGAAAAAAAACGTGCTTCCTAAGCCGATTTCTTCATCGCAAGAAGCTAGCTGA
- a CDS encoding urease subunit gamma — translation MHLTEREKEKLLITVAADLARRRLARGLKLNYPESIALLTSEIMEGARDGLTVAQLMTFGTTILRAEQVMEGVPQMIHEVQVEATFPDGTKLVTVHEPIT, via the coding sequence GTGCATTTAACGGAGAGAGAAAAAGAAAAGCTGCTCATTACTGTGGCTGCTGATCTAGCACGCCGAAGACTTGCCAGAGGCTTGAAACTGAATTATCCCGAAAGCATAGCGCTGCTAACCTCCGAAATTATGGAAGGAGCCAGGGATGGATTGACCGTTGCTCAATTGATGACATTCGGTACAACGATTCTGAGAGCAGAGCAAGTCATGGAAGGTGTACCTCAAATGATTCATGAAGTACAGGTAGAGGCTACGTTTCCCGATGGGACCAAATTAGTTACTGTACACGAACCCATAACCTAA
- the ureC gene encoding urease subunit alpha: MFGPTTGDAIRLADTGLWAQIEHDYTVYGDECKFGGGKVIRDGMGQSSGATRDQGVLDTLITNAVIIDHWGIVKGDIGIKDGHIVGIGKAGNPDIMDGVHPNMIVGASTEVIAGEGKIVTAGGIDAHIHFICPQQIETALSSGVTTMIGGGTGPATGTNATTCTPGAWHMQRMLEAAEAFPMNLGFTGKGNASFLAPLREQIEAGAIGLKLHEDWGTTPAAIDTCLEAADQYDVQVAIHTDTLNEAGFLEDTLAAIKGRTIHTYHTEGAGGGHAPDIIRAAAELNVLPSSTNPTRPYTINTIEEHLDMLMVCHHLDSRIPEDVAFADSRIRPETIAAEDILHDLGVFSMLSSDSQAMGRVGEVIIRTWQTADKMKKQRGPLAPDTEDGDNFRIKRYIAKYTINPAITHGISHLVGSIEPGKFADLVIWSPMFFGVKPDLVLKGGSIAYAQMGDPNASIPTPQPVFGRPMFAAFGKALTQSSITFVSQAAYDRGIAEKLGLQKRVEPVKGCRDISKKDMIHNNGTPSIEVNPETYEVKVDGEAITCEPATEVPMAQLYFLF; the protein is encoded by the coding sequence ATGTTCGGGCCTACAACGGGAGATGCCATTCGTTTGGCTGATACCGGGCTTTGGGCACAAATCGAGCATGATTACACCGTTTATGGTGATGAATGTAAATTTGGCGGCGGTAAGGTCATTCGTGACGGGATGGGGCAGTCCAGTGGAGCTACCCGTGACCAAGGTGTTCTCGATACCCTGATTACGAATGCAGTCATTATCGACCACTGGGGTATTGTCAAAGGTGACATCGGCATCAAAGATGGTCATATCGTGGGTATCGGCAAAGCGGGGAACCCGGACATTATGGATGGCGTACATCCCAATATGATCGTTGGTGCAAGCACGGAAGTTATTGCGGGTGAAGGTAAAATTGTAACCGCGGGCGGGATTGATGCTCATATTCATTTTATTTGTCCTCAGCAAATTGAAACGGCGCTTTCCTCAGGCGTGACAACGATGATTGGTGGAGGGACGGGGCCAGCTACTGGTACGAATGCCACGACTTGTACACCAGGTGCATGGCATATGCAGCGTATGCTGGAGGCAGCCGAAGCTTTTCCCATGAACTTGGGCTTTACGGGTAAAGGCAATGCATCTTTTCTAGCTCCGTTGAGAGAGCAAATTGAAGCGGGAGCTATTGGCTTGAAGCTTCATGAAGATTGGGGAACGACGCCGGCAGCAATCGACACGTGTCTCGAAGCAGCAGATCAATATGACGTTCAAGTTGCCATTCATACGGATACATTAAATGAAGCGGGATTTCTCGAGGATACGCTCGCAGCTATTAAGGGCCGTACGATTCATACGTATCATACCGAAGGAGCAGGCGGAGGGCACGCGCCGGATATTATCCGTGCCGCTGCTGAACTTAATGTACTACCGTCTTCGACAAACCCGACACGTCCTTACACGATCAATACGATTGAAGAGCATTTGGATATGCTCATGGTGTGTCATCATTTGGACAGCCGTATACCCGAGGATGTTGCTTTCGCGGATTCCCGGATTCGCCCAGAAACGATTGCTGCCGAGGATATACTTCATGATCTAGGTGTATTCAGTATGCTAAGTTCGGATTCCCAGGCCATGGGGCGGGTTGGCGAGGTTATTATCCGTACATGGCAAACGGCCGATAAAATGAAGAAGCAGCGTGGGCCGCTGGCTCCCGATACGGAAGATGGCGACAATTTCCGCATTAAACGTTACATCGCCAAATATACGATCAATCCGGCGATTACGCATGGGATTTCGCATCTTGTCGGTTCCATTGAGCCTGGGAAATTCGCGGATCTTGTCATATGGAGCCCGATGTTCTTCGGGGTTAAGCCGGATCTGGTACTCAAAGGCGGCAGCATTGCCTATGCGCAAATGGGAGATCCGAACGCTTCAATTCCAACGCCGCAGCCTGTATTTGGGCGTCCGATGTTTGCTGCTTTTGGCAAAGCTTTGACGCAAAGCTCGATTACCTTCGTCTCTCAAGCAGCCTATGATCGCGGCATTGCTGAGAAATTAGGGCTGCAAAAGCGTGTCGAGCCTGTGAAAGGCTGTCGCGATATTTCGAAAAAAGACATGATTCATAATAACGGCACGCCTTCCATAGAAGTAAACCCAGAGACCTATGAAGTGAAGGTTGATGGGGAAGCCATTACTTGTGAGCCGGCGACCGAAGTGCCAATGGCGCAGTTATACTTCTTATTTTAA
- the urtB gene encoding urea ABC transporter permease subunit UrtB yields MSLLLLQLFNGLSLSSILLLIAIGLAITFGLMNVMNMAHGEFIMIGAYMAYLVQQWFQKFLPASAFGWYFIVSLGVAFAVAFLVGWLLEVFLIRFMYGRPLDSLLATWGVSLALQQLARTIFGAPNVAVKAPEWLEGGLHLSADLILPYKRLFIIALVALCILVIYMYLYHSAGGRRMRAVMQNREMAACLGISTRRVDAQSFAFGSAMAGIAGCALTLLGPIGPTIGTYYIVDAFMVVVLGGIGKLIGTVAGALGIGVFNTALEYTTSATLGKVLVFTLIIAFLQWKPMGLVTIRSRSLD; encoded by the coding sequence ATGAGTCTGCTGCTTCTTCAATTATTTAACGGTCTAAGCCTTAGTTCCATTCTGCTGCTGATCGCCATCGGTCTTGCGATTACATTCGGCTTGATGAATGTTATGAATATGGCCCATGGCGAATTCATCATGATTGGCGCCTACATGGCTTATCTAGTTCAGCAGTGGTTCCAAAAGTTTCTACCGGCCTCCGCTTTCGGATGGTATTTCATCGTGTCGTTAGGTGTTGCCTTTGCGGTAGCCTTCCTCGTCGGCTGGCTGCTCGAAGTTTTTCTTATTCGATTCATGTATGGCAGACCGCTAGACAGCCTGCTTGCTACATGGGGAGTAAGCCTTGCCTTGCAGCAGCTTGCACGCACCATCTTCGGTGCTCCTAATGTGGCTGTTAAAGCCCCCGAATGGTTGGAAGGCGGACTTCATCTGTCAGCCGACCTCATTCTCCCTTACAAGCGCCTCTTTATTATTGCTTTGGTAGCGCTGTGTATCTTGGTGATTTATATGTACCTGTATCACTCTGCCGGAGGAAGACGCATGAGAGCCGTTATGCAGAATCGTGAAATGGCTGCTTGTCTCGGTATTTCCACACGTAGAGTAGATGCTCAGTCCTTCGCTTTTGGCTCCGCAATGGCAGGAATTGCCGGATGCGCCTTAACGCTGCTTGGACCTATTGGACCGACCATAGGCACTTACTATATTGTGGATGCTTTCATGGTTGTTGTACTTGGTGGAATTGGCAAACTGATTGGAACCGTAGCAGGAGCATTAGGTATTGGGGTTTTCAATACAGCTTTGGAATACACAACAAGTGCTACGCTCGGTAAAGTGCTTGTCTTTACGCTCATAATCGCCTTCTTGCAATGGAAACCGATGGGACTTGTGACGATCCGTTCAAGATCCTTAGACTGA
- a CDS encoding urease subunit beta translates to MVPGEYRTVKGYIEMNIGRQTVHLIVTNTGDRPVQVGSHFHFFEVNRALDFTREHAYGMRLDIPAGTAVRFEPGEQKPIQLVELGGAKLSYGLNNLSKGLAAKGNMSSAARERWQTWEGKPGESNRS, encoded by the coding sequence ATGGTTCCAGGCGAATATCGAACAGTCAAGGGATATATTGAAATGAATATAGGAAGACAAACGGTTCATTTGATCGTTACGAATACAGGGGATCGTCCCGTTCAAGTGGGTTCGCATTTTCATTTTTTTGAAGTGAACAGAGCGTTGGACTTCACGAGAGAACACGCCTATGGCATGCGTTTGGACATTCCCGCGGGAACGGCTGTCCGTTTTGAGCCTGGGGAACAGAAACCTATTCAACTTGTTGAACTTGGTGGAGCCAAACTTTCATATGGGCTAAATAACTTGAGTAAAGGCTTAGCTGCTAAAGGGAATATGTCAAGTGCTGCGAGAGAAAGATGGCAAACATGGGAGGGAAAGCCCGGTGAATCGAATAGATCGTAA
- a CDS encoding SCO family protein: protein MNTFIGKNWFKLALGAILIAMIASFAYKLWANGSEPDQRLTAMKQAPSFQLEDLDGKPVASQDMDGKVRLVYFFYSFCPDVCMPTTFLLSQVQESLKKKDLLGTKAEIVSITVDPKRDTPEVLKEFGNRFESKPVPGGWTFLRGEESKIHKLAEDFGIMVIKEKDGNFSHSNAILLVDPKGKLRNYYDASNPELDVDHIVKDVVTLSKGK, encoded by the coding sequence ATGAATACGTTTATCGGGAAAAATTGGTTTAAGCTAGCGCTGGGCGCTATTTTAATTGCCATGATTGCATCATTTGCCTATAAATTATGGGCTAACGGCAGTGAACCGGACCAACGTTTAACAGCAATGAAACAAGCTCCTTCGTTTCAATTGGAAGACTTAGATGGCAAACCAGTTGCCTCTCAAGATATGGATGGTAAGGTTAGACTTGTATACTTCTTTTATTCCTTTTGCCCGGACGTTTGCATGCCGACGACTTTTTTGCTTTCTCAGGTTCAGGAATCTTTGAAGAAGAAAGACTTACTGGGTACTAAAGCAGAAATTGTATCGATAACTGTCGACCCAAAACGAGATACACCGGAAGTGCTTAAAGAATTCGGTAACCGATTCGAGTCGAAGCCAGTTCCGGGCGGGTGGACTTTCCTCCGCGGAGAGGAATCGAAAATTCACAAGCTTGCTGAAGATTTCGGCATTATGGTGATTAAAGAGAAGGATGGTAATTTCTCGCATTCCAATGCTATTCTACTGGTTGACCCCAAAGGAAAACTCCGGAATTATTATGATGCGAGCAACCCGGAGTTGGATGTGGACCATATTGTCAAAGATGTTGTGACTTTATCTAAAGGAAAGTAA
- the cyoE gene encoding heme o synthase, which yields MENQVSYESVSNGSSQGSIGAETIEASNMQASAEPVTMKDFYRLVKPGIIYSNLMTAFAGYWVAAHWDVSWVHLIMTMLGTALVMAGGTVLNNYLDREMDAKMERTQNRALPSGRMSANVVLWYGIILGTIGLGVLYFGAQSPLATLIGLIGLFLYVWLYTAWFKRTSVWSTFVGAFSGATPPVIGYCAVSGTVDLGAILLFAFLFLWQPPHFWALGIRRMEEYRAAGFPLLPVVKGTYVTKISMVRYVVLLVPVTVMLTAYGYVGYLFLFASTILGLIWAFMSIKGFKATGEAEVVWAKRMFLFSLLYLTLLSFLMVIDTVKIS from the coding sequence GTGGAAAATCAAGTTAGCTACGAAAGCGTTTCGAATGGTTCGTCACAAGGGTCCATTGGGGCAGAAACCATAGAAGCTAGCAATATGCAAGCATCGGCTGAGCCGGTAACCATGAAAGATTTCTACCGCTTGGTAAAGCCAGGCATTATTTATTCCAATTTAATGACAGCTTTTGCTGGCTATTGGGTCGCTGCCCATTGGGATGTAAGCTGGGTACACCTAATTATGACGATGCTAGGAACAGCTCTGGTCATGGCAGGAGGAACGGTACTCAACAATTATTTGGACCGTGAAATGGATGCGAAGATGGAGCGGACGCAGAATAGAGCTCTTCCAAGCGGGAGAATGAGTGCGAATGTCGTTCTTTGGTACGGTATTATTTTAGGAACGATCGGTCTGGGAGTCCTATATTTTGGAGCGCAATCGCCTCTAGCAACGTTGATCGGACTGATTGGCCTGTTCTTGTATGTTTGGCTCTATACGGCATGGTTTAAAAGGACTTCCGTATGGAGTACATTCGTTGGAGCATTCTCTGGAGCTACACCCCCCGTTATTGGATATTGTGCCGTAAGTGGTACAGTTGATCTAGGTGCTATTCTCCTTTTTGCTTTCTTATTCCTCTGGCAGCCTCCGCATTTCTGGGCTCTTGGGATTCGCCGTATGGAAGAATATCGCGCTGCAGGATTCCCGCTTCTACCCGTCGTGAAGGGGACTTACGTGACCAAGATTAGTATGGTGCGTTATGTCGTTTTACTTGTTCCTGTAACCGTGATGTTAACGGCTTATGGATATGTAGGTTACTTGTTTTTATTCGCATCAACCATCTTAGGATTGATTTGGGCTTTCATGAGTATCAAAGGCTTTAAGGCAACAGGTGAGGCCGAAGTGGTATGGGCTAAGCGCATGTTTCTGTTCTCTCTGTTGTATTTAACTCTCCTATCGTTCCTCATGGTTATTGATACTGTGAAAATTAGTTAG
- a CDS encoding toprim domain-containing protein, whose translation MSIVIIVEGKNDKSRLKRVVDESVMILCTFGTPSSLTLEELRKKADDNHVFIFTDNDASGKKIRFLLRETFPDAEQIYTRRGYAGVEGTPEEYIIQQLEKAGLDEYIKYPAPDPAFE comes from the coding sequence ATGTCGATTGTCATCATAGTAGAAGGTAAAAATGATAAAAGCCGGTTAAAACGCGTGGTTGATGAAAGTGTCATGATCCTCTGCACATTCGGTACCCCTAGTTCATTGACTCTCGAAGAACTGAGAAAAAAAGCGGATGACAATCATGTATTCATATTCACTGATAATGATGCTTCCGGCAAAAAAATACGTTTTCTATTGCGAGAAACATTTCCAGACGCAGAACAAATCTATACGCGAAGAGGATATGCTGGCGTGGAAGGGACACCCGAGGAATACATCATTCAGCAATTAGAAAAAGCAGGGCTAGATGAGTATATCAAATACCCTGCTCCAGACCCTGCTTTTGAATAG
- the ureG gene encoding urease accessory protein UreG, which translates to MCQGQGHHHHHWEKPDVDRSRPMRIGIGGPVGSGKTALVERLARKLNNRYSIAVITNDIYTKEDARILISSEALPEERIIGVETGGCPHTAIREDASMNFEAIEELEKRFENLDIIFIESGGDNLAAAFSPELVDRFIYIIDVAQGEKIPRKGGPGIMRSDMLIINKIDLAPYVGASLEVMDSDTKKMRGDRPYIFSNLMGGTGLDDIVTWVEQEFSHA; encoded by the coding sequence ATGTGTCAAGGTCAAGGTCACCATCACCACCACTGGGAGAAACCTGATGTGGATCGGAGTCGCCCTATGCGTATTGGAATCGGCGGACCTGTGGGTTCTGGTAAAACAGCGCTAGTGGAGCGTCTAGCGCGGAAACTTAACAACCGCTATAGTATTGCGGTGATTACGAATGATATTTATACGAAGGAAGATGCCCGTATTTTAATTAGCTCCGAGGCACTCCCTGAGGAACGCATTATTGGGGTAGAAACAGGCGGATGTCCGCATACAGCGATCCGTGAGGATGCTTCGATGAATTTCGAAGCTATTGAAGAGCTTGAGAAGCGTTTCGAGAATCTCGATATTATTTTCATCGAGAGCGGCGGAGATAACTTAGCCGCAGCGTTCAGCCCAGAGCTGGTGGATCGCTTCATCTATATCATCGATGTTGCTCAGGGGGAGAAAATACCGCGCAAGGGCGGTCCCGGCATTATGCGTTCCGATATGCTTATTATTAACAAAATCGATCTAGCCCCGTATGTAGGCGCCAGCCTGGAAGTGATGGATTCGGATACGAAGAAGATGCGCGGCGACCGTCCGTACATTTTCTCCAACCTGATGGGCGGCACAGGATTGGACGACATTGTCACATGGGTGGAACAGGAGTTCAGCCATGCCTAG
- a CDS encoding urease accessory protein UreF: MTTKTTTFTEEIAPRFHWLAYQQLLDSALPIGGFSHSFGLETLVQQERLTTIDELEAYIRTMLAFSWAPSDTMVIKAAYTHIPRLEWDQLWEIDHMLHVQRISSEARSGVQKMGRRLLQLSRSMYPELNWQPLDEAVQAGRCSSNHPLVHGWVSYHLGVPLYQAAEGYLYSCIMTCINSALRLMSMGQTQGQILLAKLLPLTGSEWQRVAHLDPLDAYTNAPAADIAMMQHETLYSRLFMS; the protein is encoded by the coding sequence ATGACAACAAAGACAACGACATTTACGGAAGAGATAGCGCCTAGGTTTCACTGGCTTGCTTATCAGCAGCTTCTGGATTCAGCTTTGCCCATTGGCGGATTCTCTCATTCCTTTGGTTTGGAAACGCTCGTGCAGCAAGAGCGATTAACAACGATTGATGAACTCGAAGCTTATATTCGCACGATGCTCGCTTTTAGCTGGGCACCGTCAGATACGATGGTAATCAAAGCTGCCTATACCCATATTCCAAGGCTGGAATGGGATCAGCTCTGGGAAATCGACCATATGCTGCATGTGCAGCGTATATCTAGTGAAGCGAGGAGCGGCGTTCAAAAGATGGGCCGCAGACTGCTCCAGCTATCGCGTTCGATGTACCCTGAGCTAAACTGGCAGCCTCTGGACGAAGCTGTGCAAGCCGGCCGCTGCAGCTCGAATCATCCGCTTGTCCATGGATGGGTAAGCTATCACCTCGGTGTGCCGCTATATCAAGCGGCGGAAGGCTATCTGTACAGCTGTATCATGACCTGTATCAACAGCGCGCTTAGACTCATGTCCATGGGTCAAACCCAAGGACAAATTCTTCTTGCGAAGCTGCTTCCTTTGACAGGAAGCGAGTGGCAGCGTGTAGCGCATTTGGATCCCTTGGATGCGTATACGAATGCACCGGCAGCAGATATCGCCATGATGCAGCACGAAACGCTCTATTCGCGATTATTCATGTCTTAA
- a CDS encoding urease accessory protein UreD — protein sequence MPSVTGEIKAEFAVRSGLTQLAHKYHASPLKIAKTFRYENETLLQDAHPTDQLGVYMMDCSPGLMSGDHYEINVRLGDGARVFLTNQSFTKVHPSEAGQGSTQRQTLHLEADAMLEYIPEPLMLYKDASLAAEMDVHLAAGSALIFSDVCCPGRTQRGEIFQYSRYMNRMKVWHGKELIFYQNQRIEPKTMQLSAPGCWERETHLGNLYIFSDRLKQRHLEEVLESLAKLEGVDVRIGASLTYKYGLIVTVMGRHAWELQLALTKAWQDIRRSLLALTPLMVTK from the coding sequence ATGCCTAGCGTGACCGGGGAGATTAAGGCGGAATTTGCGGTACGCAGCGGCTTGACGCAGCTCGCCCACAAATACCATGCCTCCCCGCTCAAAATCGCCAAAACGTTTCGTTACGAGAACGAAACGCTGCTCCAGGACGCCCATCCTACGGATCAATTAGGCGTCTATATGATGGACTGCTCCCCAGGACTCATGTCAGGGGATCATTACGAAATCAACGTGCGCCTTGGAGACGGCGCGCGTGTTTTTCTAACGAACCAATCGTTCACGAAGGTTCATCCGTCTGAAGCTGGTCAGGGAAGCACGCAGCGCCAGACGCTTCATTTGGAAGCAGACGCGATGCTGGAATACATCCCAGAGCCCTTAATGCTCTATAAAGATGCCAGCCTAGCCGCTGAAATGGATGTTCATTTAGCAGCCGGGTCAGCATTGATTTTCTCGGATGTATGTTGTCCGGGGCGAACACAGCGAGGCGAAATATTTCAATACTCCCGTTATATGAATCGTATGAAAGTTTGGCACGGCAAGGAATTGATTTTTTATCAGAATCAAAGAATTGAACCAAAGACTATGCAGCTATCAGCACCAGGCTGCTGGGAGCGGGAAACTCATCTCGGTAATTTGTATATTTTCTCGGATCGCCTTAAACAACGTCATCTCGAGGAGGTATTGGAGAGTCTTGCGAAGCTTGAGGGTGTAGATGTCCGTATCGGAGCCAGTCTGACGTATAAATACGGTTTAATCGTCACTGTTATGGGAAGACATGCTTGGGAATTGCAGCTGGCTTTGACGAAAGCATGGCAGGATATTCGTCGCAGCTTATTAGCATTAACGCCATTAATGGTTACTAAATAA
- the urtA gene encoding urea ABC transporter substrate-binding protein: MREIRNKGKLTVALSMALMMVMAGCAKTEPTTSTTTTPMATKAAEAKAETKDETVPVGILHSLTGTMSISEVSVRDAELMAIDEINAAGGLLGKKIKPVIEDGASDWPTFAEKTKKLLQKDSVVTIFGCWTSASRKAVLPVVEQNKGLLWYPVQYEGVESSPNIFYIGATTNQQIIPAVTWLLQNKGKKFYLLGSDYVFPRTANKIIKEQLKAEGGTLVAEEYTPLGHTDYNTIISKIKKEKPDVIFNTLNGDSNVAFFKQLKDAGISSKDLTTMSVSIAEEEVRGIGASVLDGHYTAWNYYQTTDVPENKKFVEAYKAKYGKDRVTDDPIEAGYTAVYLWAAAVKKAGSFEVEKVKAAAKGIEFNAPEGKVVIDGENQHISKTARIGQITADGQIKEIWNSGQPLKPDPFLKTYPWGGEVTKK, encoded by the coding sequence ATGAGAGAGATAAGAAATAAAGGTAAGCTCACAGTCGCTTTGAGTATGGCTTTGATGATGGTCATGGCTGGCTGTGCAAAAACAGAGCCAACTACATCCACGACAACTACACCTATGGCAACCAAAGCCGCTGAAGCTAAGGCGGAGACGAAGGATGAAACGGTACCTGTTGGGATTCTTCACTCACTCACAGGCACCATGTCCATTAGCGAAGTATCTGTAAGAGATGCTGAACTTATGGCGATTGACGAAATTAACGCAGCTGGGGGACTCTTAGGTAAAAAAATCAAGCCCGTGATTGAAGACGGGGCATCCGATTGGCCGACTTTTGCAGAGAAAACGAAGAAGTTACTGCAAAAAGACAGCGTCGTTACGATCTTTGGCTGTTGGACATCTGCCAGCCGCAAAGCGGTGCTTCCGGTCGTCGAACAAAACAAAGGATTACTGTGGTATCCGGTACAGTATGAAGGCGTGGAATCATCACCTAATATCTTCTACATTGGGGCAACAACGAACCAACAAATTATCCCAGCGGTAACTTGGCTTCTGCAAAACAAAGGCAAGAAATTCTACCTACTCGGTTCTGATTATGTCTTCCCAAGAACAGCCAACAAAATTATTAAAGAGCAGTTGAAAGCTGAAGGCGGAACACTTGTTGCCGAAGAATACACACCACTTGGACACACCGACTACAATACAATCATTAGTAAAATCAAAAAAGAGAAGCCGGATGTCATTTTCAATACGCTTAACGGCGACAGTAACGTAGCCTTCTTCAAGCAATTGAAAGATGCAGGCATTTCATCCAAAGATCTAACAACAATGTCCGTAAGTATCGCAGAGGAAGAGGTTCGCGGTATAGGAGCTTCTGTCTTAGATGGACACTACACGGCTTGGAACTACTACCAAACAACTGATGTTCCTGAGAACAAAAAATTCGTAGAAGCTTACAAAGCCAAATATGGGAAAGACCGCGTTACGGACGATCCGATTGAAGCTGGTTACACGGCCGTTTACTTATGGGCCGCAGCTGTGAAGAAAGCAGGATCCTTTGAGGTGGAGAAAGTGAAAGCTGCTGCCAAAGGTATTGAGTTTAACGCACCGGAAGGTAAAGTGGTTATTGATGGAGAGAACCAACATATTTCCAAAACGGCACGTATCGGTCAAATTACGGCGGATGGCCAAATCAAGGAAATTTGGAACTCCGGCCAACCACTCAAGCCAGATCCTTTCCTCAAAACATACCCATGGGGCGGAGAAGTAACGAAAAAATAA